A stretch of the Candidatus Aenigmatarchaeota archaeon genome encodes the following:
- a CDS encoding NUDIX domain-containing protein, with amino-acid sequence MAMGDEILVVSRDKLLGGMAFEGFLPIESHDFCPEILGKFEYRTRTKELETDDSWQQPIPYVWVVSLGRKEVFLYVRSRTGGEGRLFDKYSGGVGGHIDKSTEELSENPLLSAMMRELKEEVKMEAYPNPRIIGFINFNDLVEAVHFGVVALADTDGEVSPLEDMAEGRFYSLEEAEKILSNPANDVERWTLASWPKVKEILEKC; translated from the coding sequence ATGGCAATGGGTGATGAAATCCTCGTCGTGAGCAGGGATAAGCTGCTTGGTGGCATGGCTTTTGAGGGTTTTTTGCCGATAGAAAGCCACGATTTCTGCCCCGAAATCCTTGGAAAATTTGAGTACAGGACGCGCACAAAAGAGCTTGAAACTGACGATTCCTGGCAGCAGCCGATTCCTTATGTGTGGGTTGTAAGCTTGGGCAGAAAGGAGGTTTTCCTGTATGTGCGCTCCAGGACGGGCGGCGAAGGGCGGCTTTTTGACAAGTATTCCGGCGGCGTCGGGGGGCACATAGATAAGAGCACCGAGGAACTTTCCGAAAATCCCCTGCTTAGCGCTATGATGAGGGAGCTGAAAGAGGAGGTCAAAATGGAGGCCTACCCAAATCCCAGGATTATCGGCTTTATCAATTTCAATGACCTGGTCGAGGCGGTTCATTTTGGGGTTGTGGCGCTTGCTGATACTGACGGAGAAGTCAGCCCCCTGGAGGATATGGCTGAAGGGAGGTTTTACTCGCTTGAGGAGGCAGAAAAGATCCTGTCAAACCCGGCAAATGATGTGGAGAGGTGGACCCTGGCAAGCTGGCCGAAGGTAAAGGAGATTCTTGAAAAGTGCTAG
- a CDS encoding 30S ribosomal protein S6e, producing the protein MKAVISMKGLAFQKEVDKDLFVGKKIGEKISGNAIADLGNYEFEITGGSDKDGFAMRKGMQGAVRKRVLVATGPGYCPKKMGIRRRKSICGEVISERIAQVNLKVLKEGDKKFDDFIPKKDAPAEGEGEKKE; encoded by the coding sequence ATGAAAGCGGTAATTTCGATGAAGGGGCTGGCATTCCAGAAGGAAGTCGACAAAGACCTGTTTGTAGGCAAAAAAATAGGAGAGAAGATTTCCGGAAACGCGATTGCCGACCTTGGAAATTACGAGTTTGAGATAACCGGCGGAAGCGACAAAGACGGCTTTGCGATGCGAAAAGGCATGCAGGGAGCTGTCAGGAAAAGGGTTTTGGTCGCAACAGGCCCTGGCTACTGCCCAAAGAAAATGGGAATCCGGAGGAGAAAAAGCATCTGCGGCGAGGTCATTTCCGAGAGAATTGCCCAGGTGAACCTGAAGGTCCTCAAGGAAGGAGACAAGAAATTCGACGATTTTATCCCCAAGAAAGACGCCCCTGCCGAGGGTGAAGGGGAGAAGAAAGAATAA
- a CDS encoding EamA family transporter produces the protein MFFVLASLFVAFLKSVRDILCKTTVGREDEYIVTWSMHFFALPLLAVLVFLSGIPSVGFAFWPALFLCVFIDLAAYLITMRALKTYDVSLLMPFTSFTPLFLLLTSHIILGEFPGYFGLVGVLFIVVGSYFMNISQNSKGLLAPLKAVLNDKGPRMMLVVAFLISVTPNFDKIGVLNSSPAFWTFSLYLSTALVLTPFVIILSKKSVSHMRQNAVKLAPLGLVHGLMTFIQMTVLSIALVVYVVSIKRTSNIMTVILGHHMLKENCLRERLIGSILMVLGVILIALS, from the coding sequence ATGTTTTTTGTCCTTGCAAGCCTTTTCGTTGCTTTCCTGAAATCAGTCCGTGACATTCTTTGCAAGACTACTGTGGGAAGGGAAGACGAATATATCGTTACCTGGTCTATGCATTTTTTTGCGCTTCCCCTTCTTGCAGTTCTTGTTTTCTTATCAGGCATACCTTCAGTAGGGTTTGCATTCTGGCCCGCGTTGTTTCTCTGCGTTTTCATAGACCTGGCAGCGTATCTTATTACGATGAGGGCACTAAAGACCTATGACGTTTCCCTTCTGATGCCTTTTACTTCGTTTACGCCACTTTTTCTCCTGTTGACTTCTCACATAATCCTTGGAGAGTTTCCGGGGTACTTTGGGCTTGTAGGGGTGCTGTTTATAGTCGTTGGCTCGTATTTCATGAATATAAGCCAAAATTCAAAAGGACTTTTGGCTCCTCTGAAAGCGGTTCTGAATGATAAAGGGCCAAGAATGATGTTGGTTGTTGCATTTTTGATAAGCGTTACCCCAAATTTTGACAAAATAGGTGTTCTGAACTCTTCCCCCGCCTTTTGGACATTCTCACTTTACCTATCTACCGCCCTGGTTCTCACTCCGTTTGTCATCATCTTGTCAAAGAAAAGCGTGTCTCATATGAGGCAGAATGCCGTAAAGCTGGCGCCACTTGGGCTTGTTCATGGGCTTATGACCTTTATACAAATGACTGTTTTGAGCATTGCTCTTGTAGTATATGTGGTTTCTATAAAGAGGACTAGCAACATCATGACCGTTATTCTTGGCCACCACATGCTTAAGGAAAACTGCCTTCGAGAGCGCCTGATTGGCTCTATTCTGATGGTTCTTGGAGTGATTCTTATAGCGTTATCCTAA
- a CDS encoding NUDIX domain-containing protein: MVNQNKIVKHGLIILRGKKFLINRKAGTKLFLLPGGKPETGETPEECMKREIQEEHRCEVVGGSIKYIGLFEDWAANEPDTIISIWLYLAEIKGEPEPSSEIEEQRWFGREDNPEILSPVLRNQILPELIRKGII; encoded by the coding sequence ATGGTGAACCAGAATAAGATTGTAAAGCATGGCCTTATAATTCTTCGTGGCAAAAAGTTTCTCATAAATCGCAAAGCTGGGACCAAGCTCTTTCTTTTGCCTGGCGGAAAGCCCGAAACTGGAGAAACGCCTGAAGAGTGCATGAAGCGGGAGATTCAGGAGGAGCATAGGTGCGAAGTTGTGGGCGGCTCGATAAAATACATTGGGCTTTTTGAGGACTGGGCCGCAAACGAGCCGGACACCATAATCTCTATTTGGCTGTACCTGGCCGAAATTAAGGGCGAGCCGGAGCCGTCTTCTGAAATAGAGGAGCAGAGGTGGTTTGGCAGGGAGGACAATCCTGAGATTCTTTCACCGGTGCTTAGAAACCAGATTCTGCCGGAGCTTATACGCAAGGGGATTATCTAG